The Rickettsia endosymbiont of Gonocerus acuteangulatus nucleotide sequence CACCACCATGATCATAAGCATTAATTTATCATCTGTATATTTTTTATATTAATTAAATTTATCATATTTTGTTCCATGAGCCACGTTGATCTTGAGTAAAACAGTCTATATTGTTTTCCTGTTCAGTAATTTGGCTTATTTTTAAACTCAGCTTTTTTAAATCTTCCGTTAAATCGGTTATTATAATTATTCTTTTAAAATCACTGATATATTCTTTAGCTTGTAAAATTTTCTCTATATTATTTGGTGAAATAATAATAAGCACGCTAGCGTTATTGGGATTTTGTAGTGTATCAGTAATGTAAATAGGCTGTTTTTCAGGTTGCGGGTCAACTTTACTGCCGTGAGGGATAAATTGCTTGCGGGAATAAGTCCAAAGATTTTTATTTAGCATTTCTTGCTGCTCTGCATCAACAGTAAGTACAATGCTCTTAAGATCAGAATAATAACATTTCTCTATCAAAAGAAAAATTGCTTTCAGCAGTAATTCATCACTCGTTTGATAAATACTAAATTGCTGCATAAAAACCTTAATATTATTCTTATGAGAAAAAATTTAAGTGGTACGGATGAAGGGACTTGAACCCCCACGCCTTGCGGCACAAGAACCTAAATCTTGCATGTCTACCAGTTCCATCACATCCGCATATATTCAGATAGAACTTCAAAAATTGGCTAAGTCGTCTTATTAAGTACCCACGTATTAAGTATACGCTTCGTTCCTCGTCTTATAGACTCCTTGCTCTTTTTGAAGTTGATCTTCGTCTACTTGTTTTTATTAAACTTCAAAAATTGGCTGTATCGTTCAATTTTGCTTTAATGTCATTCCCGCATAGGCGGGAATCCAATAACATTTAATAATTCCATCAAAAAATTATAATACACATCGTATAATTTTTGTAAATCGCTAAATTTGGTATATTCGTTTATTTTATGTGCAGTGTCTGATAATAAACCGAATTCTACTAAGGGGCAATAATTTTTAACAAATCTTGCATCGGATGTACCGCCGCTTGTAGAAAAATTTGGTTTTATATTAAGAGTTTTTTCTACTATTGTAGCAAATTCTTTTATCTTATCATTAGGATTTTGAATAAAACTATCGGCAGAGCTATTATATTCTAGCTTATAATCTACTTTATACTTTTGGCAGTGTTGTTTAATAATTTCTTCTACTTGTTTTGCTAGAGTTTCTGCACTATGCAAGTTATTAAAACGTATATTAAAATATGCAGTTGCTGTTTCGGGAATCACATTTGTAGTATTATTACCAACGTCAATATTTGTTACTTCAAGGTTTGAACTTTGAAAAAATTCAGTACCTTCATCAAGCTTAATATTTGTTAGTTCGTTTAATACTCTAATTAAGCAAGGTAATGGATTATTTGCTTTTTGCGGATAAGCTACATGCCCACCTGAACCTTTTACAGCCAACTTAAAATTAATACTTCCTCTTCTGCCAATTTTAATTGTGTCCCCTATCTCTTTTTCGCAAGTAGGTTCACCAACAATAGCAAAATCAATTTCGTGTCTTTGATTATATATATATTGTAGCATCTCCTTAGTGCCATGCTTTGCTTTTCCCTCTTCATCGCTAGTAAGTAAAAAGCTAATAGAGC carries:
- a CDS encoding DNA polymerase III subunit chi → MQQFSIYQTSDELLLKAIFLLIEKCYYSDLKSIVLTVDAEQQEMLNKNLWTYSRKQFIPHGSKVDPQPEKQPIYITDTLQNPNNASVLIIISPNNIEKILQAKEYISDFKRIIIITDLTEDLKKLSLKISQITEQENNIDCFTQDQRGSWNKI
- the dapE gene encoding succinyl-diaminopimelate desuccinylase, yielding MHTTYLKNLISFESLTPQSNGAIEYIDDLLKEHGFKTEVKIFGETEQVTNLYAVYGYSKPNICFVGHVDVVPTGDPNLWHDFNPFKAHEQDEKIYGRGAVDMKGSIACFLAASLDFIKNNTDFVGSISFLLTSDEEGKAKHGTKEMLQYIYNQRHEIDFAIVGEPTCEKEIGDTIKIGRRGSINFKLAVKGSGGHVAYPQKANNPLPCLIRVLNELTNIKLDEGTEFFQSSNLEVTNIDVGNNTTNVIPETATAYFNIRFNNLHSAETLAKQVEEIIKQHCQKYKVDYKLEYNSSADSFIQNPNDKIKEFATIVEKTLNIKPNFSTSGGTSDARFVKNYCPLVEFGLLSDTAHKINEYTKFSDLQKLYDVYYNFLMELLNVIGFPPMRE